The Pseudomonas sp. SCB32 DNA window GAAGCCGATCTCCGCGTCCTTCCGGAAGTGGCCGGGCTCCAGCAGCATGTTCGACAGCGTGGTGGAGAGCGTGGCGTCGGCGTTGTGCGCGTTGCGCCGGGCGGTGCGGTAGGCCAGGTCGTCGCGCTTGCCGTTGGCGTACTGCTGCATGATCTCGCGCAGGTAGCGGCTGTTGCAGGCCAGGGTGCCGCCCACCAGCCGGTGCAGGCTGCGGCCGTGCCAGTCGGGCAGGACCAGCATCACCGCGGCGCCGGCGATCAGTGCGCCGAGCAGGGTATCGATCAGTCGCGGCAGGATCAGCCCGTAGCCGTCGCCCACCTGGTTGAAGCAGAACAGCACCAGCAGGGTGATCGCCGCCGTGGCGAGGGTGTAGCGCGTGCTGCGGCTGGCGAAGAAGGCGACCCCGGCGATCACGGCCAGCAGCGACTGGATCAGTGGGTTGGGGAACAGGTCGATCAGCGCCCAGCCGGCCACCAGGCCGATCAGGGTGCCGAGAATCCGCTGCACCAGGCGGATGCGCGTGGCGCCGTAGTTCGGCTGGCAGACGAACACGGTGGTCAGCATGATCCAGTAACCCTGGGTCGGGTGGATCAGGTGCAGCACGCCGTAACCGGCGGCCAGCGCCAGGGACAGGCGCAGGGCGTGGCGGAACAGCAGCGAGGTGGGCGAGACCTGCAGGCGGATGCGCTCCAGCGCCTCCTTCAGGGAGTGTGGCGAGCGGTCCAGCAGAGTGCTGTCCTGCTCGTCGTCCAGCGTGTCCGGGTTGCTCGCGCCGCTGAGCTTGCGGTCCAGCGTGGTGAGGTTGGCCGCCAGGGCGCCGAGGGAGCGCAGCAGTCCGCGCCAGGCCGGATTACCCTGCTGGCGCAGGTACTCGAGCGAGGCATTGAGGTCGGCCAGGGCCAGCTCACTGTCGTTGTAGTCGAATGGCTGGCGTAGCTGGATGGCCTTGGCCAGCGCCTTGCACGCCTTGCCCTGCTGGTTGAGCAGGCGCTGGCAGCGGAACAGCACGTCGCTGTGGAAGAAGGCTTCGGCCAGCTGGTTGTACGGATGGTGCGAGGAGCTGGCGCGCTCGTGGACGTCCTGGGCGATGAAGTAGAGCTTCAGGTAGCGGCTGATCTTCGGGCTCGGTCGGCCATGGGACAGGCGCGCGAGGATGGTTTCCTTGGCCTGGTTCAGCGCCACCACCACCCGGCCGTTCTGCCGCGCCAGGGCCAGGCGCTTGGCCTCCACGTCGAGCTGGCGCAGGGGTTCGAGCAGGCTCGACTTGATCTTCAGGTACTCGCCCAGTTCGAGGAACAGCTTCGCCAGGCTCTGCTGTACCGGCTGGTTGGCGAACAGCGCGTTCCACAGCACCGACAGCAGGCCGTACCAGCCGGCGCCGATCACCAGTAGCGCCGGCTCGCGCCAGAAGTCGGTGGGCGTGCCGCCGCGCTGGTCGACGCCGATCATGGTGTAGATCGACAGGATCAACGTTGCCGACGCGATGGCCGCGTAGCGCTCGCCCAGCGCGCCGAGCAGGGTCATGGCGAAGGTCGACAGCGCAAGGCCGGCAACGAAGACGAGTGGGTAGGGGAACAGCAGCTCCACCGCCAGCGATGCGATGGTGAAGCAGGCCAGGGTCACCAGCAGCGCCTGCAGGCGGCCCAGCCAGTGGTCGTCGGTTTCCGCCAGGGCACTGGCGATGACCCCGAGGAACAGCGGGATCACGAGCTCCGGCCGACCCTGCAGCCAGCACGCGAGCATGACCCCGCTGAGGGCGACGAACACCCGCAGGCTGTAGGCGAACTTGTCCAGCGCCCAGAGGCGCCGCAGGGACTGGAGCAGCGGGGAGGAAAACATCGAATCGGGGGTTTCCGGGTGTCTGCCGCCCAGACTAGCGGAACGTCTGCAGCGCTGCTATCGCAGGGGCGCCAGCGCGTCGTGTTGGCCGCGTCGTCCGCTTCAACCCGATGCGCTCCCTGTAGGAGCGCGCCATGCGCGCGATCGCGGGCATGGCCCGCTCCTACAGGGTGAACGGTGGTGTCAGAGAATGCGCGCCTTGAACGAGCGCCCCTTGATCTTGCCTTCGTTGAAGTGCTTGAGCGCCTGCTTGGCGCTGTCGCGCTCCACGGCGACGAAAGCCTGGAAATCGAAGATGGCGATCTTGCCGACCTGGGTGCCCTTGAGCCCGGCATCGCCGGTCAGCGCGCCGAGGATGTCGCCGGGGCGCAGCTTGTCCTTGCGTCCGCCGGCAATCGACAGGGTGGTCATCGGCGGCAGCAGCGGGGTGTCGTTGGCCTTGAGGAAGTCGATGCGCTCCCAGTTCAGCGGCGCGCCCTGCAGGTCCTCGATGGCCTGGGCGCGGCTGGCCTCGGCAGGGGTGACCAGCGACAGCGCCAGGCCCTTCTCGCCGGCGCGGCCGCTGCGGCCGATGCGGTGCACGTGGACCTGCGCATCGCGCGACAGCTCGACGTTGATCACCGCTTCCAGGGCGGCGATGTCCAACCCGCGCGCGGCCACGTCGGTGGCCACCAGAACGCTGCAGCTGCGGTTGGCGAACATGGTCAGCACCTGGTCGCGCTCGCGCTGCTCCAGGTCGCCGTGCAGGGCCAGGGCGGAAATCTTCCGGGCATTGAGCTGCTCCACCACTTCCATGCACTGCTGGCGGGTATGGCAGAAGGCGACGCAGGACTGCGGGCGGAAATGCTGCAGCAGGCGCACCACGGCATCCAGGCGCTGCTTCGGATCGATCTCGTAGAAGTGCTGTTCGATCTGGCTGTCGTCGTGCAGCGCTTCCACTTCCACGCGCTCGGGGTTCTTCAGGAACTTCGCCGCCAGTTGGCCGATGCCTTCGGGGTAGGTGGCGGAGAACAGCAGCGTCTGCCGGCGCGCCGGCAGCTGGCCGATGATGTCGGCGATGCTGTCGTAGAAGCCCATGTCGAGCATGCGGTCGGCTTCGTCCAGCACCAGGGTGTTCAGGCCGTCGAGCTTCAGTGTGCCGCGGCGCAGGTGCTCCTGCACCCGGCCCGGGGTGCCGACCACCACATGGGCGCCGTGCTCCAGGGAGCCGATCTGCGGGCCGAAGGGCACGCCGCCGCAGAGGGTCAGCACCTTGATGTTGTCGGCGGCGCGGGCCAAGCGGCGGATTTCCTTGGCCACCTGGTCGGCCAGCTCGCGGGTCGGGCACAGCACCAGCGCCTGGCAGCCGAAGTAGCGCGGATTCAGCGGGCTGAGCAGGCCGATGCCGAAGGCGGCGGTCTTGCCGCTGCCGGTCTTGGCCTGGGCGATCAGGTCGCGCCCCTTGAGGATCACCGGCAGGCTGGCGGCCTGGATCGGAGTCATCTCGCGGTAGCCGAGGGAATCGAGGTTGGCCAGCAGGTCGGCCGACAGGGGAAGGCTGGAGAAGGCGGAGGTGGTCACGAAAGAGGCCCGGGTGAATCCATATGGCCGCGCAGTGTAGCAGGAGGGCGCCCTCCAGCGGGCCAGGATACCGGCCGCGCAGGGCTTTGCGGCCACTCGTCAGAAATCGCGCGACCGCGCTCATATGGTTTTTTATACAGATTCGCTTTCCGCAGATTTTTGTCGTAGAGTGCCTGAACTGTGTTTGCATGGGTCGCCGTCGATCGTGACCTGATGCGGTCGGTTATTCCACCCCGTCCTGCTCGACTCCTTGTAACTCCTTGCAACTCAGTTCCTGGCCACTCGCGTGGCTAATTTCCAATTCGTTCCAAGGAGAACACCATGTCGAATCGTCAGAACGGCACCGTCAAGTGGTTCAACGAGACCAAAGGCTACGGCTTCATTACCCCGGAAAGCGGCCCGGACGTATTCGTTCACTTCCGCGCTATCGAAGGTAACGGCTTCAAGACCCTGGCCGAAGGCCAGAAAGTCAGCTTCGAAGTCGTGCAGGGCCAGAAAGGCATGCAGGCCGAGCGCGTTCAGGTGATCAACTAAGATCCCCTGGCGTCAGCCAAAGAACCCCGGGTGGAAACATCCGGGGTTTTTTATTGCCTGAAGCTGCCATCCCGTCCGGAGTTTTGATCCATGTCGTCGCCCGTCTTCCGCCTGCTGGCCCTTGGTCTGTTCGCCGTCACCGGCACCTGCGCCGTTGCGGCCGACGAACCGGCTCAGCCCGCCCAGCCCACGAACTGGGGATGGGTCGAAACGATCAAGTTGATGCCCGAGGAAGCCGCCTTCAAGGCCCGGCTGGATACCGGCGCGCAGACGTCCACGATGGACGCGCGCAACATCGTCCGGATCAAGAAGAACAACGAGCGCTGGGTGCAGTACGACGTGATGGTCACCGACCCCTCGACCGGCAAGGAACTGCGCCTGCCCTTCGAGCGCAAGATCGAACGTGTGCTGAAGTTCCACAACGCCAGCGGCGTTGAGCGCAGCCCGGTGGTGCTCATGGACGTGTGCCTGGGCAACAAGGTCTACCGCGAGCAGTTCTCCCTGCGCGACCGCCAGGGCCAGGACTACCCGGTGCTGCTCGGCCGTCGCAGCCTGGAGCACATGGGATCGGTGGACTCGTCGAAGACCCAGACCCTGGCCCCCACCTGCAAGCCCTGATCAGTGCTCGCTGACGTTGTTCTCCGGATCGACCCGGCGCGGCGCGGTGCGGCCATCCTCGGCATTGAGCTGGAAGAAGATCGCCGCCGCCAGCATCGACAGTAGTCCGACGCTCATATAGGTCGCGTGGAAGGCCGACAGCACGTCGCCCTGCGCACTCTCCATATCGCCATTGAAGCCCCCCAGCAGCGCTGCCGCGCACGCCACGCCCAGGCCAATAGACAACTGCATCACCACCGAGAGCAGGCTGTTGCCGGCGCTGGCGTTGTCGTCGCGCAGGTCGATCAGGGTCAGGGTATTCATGGCTGTGAACTGCAGCGAGTTGATCCCGCCCAGCACCGCCAGTTGCGCCAGCAGCAGGGGGTATGACGTGCCATGGTCCACCAGGCCGAGGCTGGCGATCATGGCGCCCAGCAGCAGCGTGTTGCCCACCAGCAGCTGGCGGTAGCCGAACAGCTCCAGCAGCGGCTTGGCCAGCGACTTGATCAGCATGGCGGCCAGGGCCATCGGGATCATGGTCATCCCCGCCTTGGCCGGCGAGTAGCCCAGCCCGACCTGCAGCAGCAGGGGCGTCAGGAATGGCAGCGAGCCGCTGCCCAGGCGGGCGAACAGGTTACCCAGCACGCCCACGGCGAAGGTGCGGGTACGGAACAGCGACGGATGGAACAGCGGCGCCTCGACGCGCAGCGCGCGTAGCCAGTATGCCGCCAGCAGGACCAGGCCGCCCACCAGCAGGAGCACCACGCGCACATGGGGCATGTGCAGCTCGCCCAGGCCTTCCAGGGCGATGGTGATCAGCACCATGGCGCCGCCGAAGAGCAGGAAGCCGACGCTGTCGAAGCGCGTGGCGCGCGCGCCGCGCAGGTCCGGCATCAGGCGCAGGGCGATGATGAAACCGATCAGCCCCACCGGCAGGTTGATCAGGAAGATCCAGTGCCAGCTGGCGTACTCCACCAGCCAGCCGCCCATGGTCGGGCCGGCGAGCGGGCCGAGCAGGCCGGGGATGGTGACGAAACTGAGGATCCGCACCAGCTCGCTGCGCGGGTAGACCCGCAGGATCACCAGGCGCCCTACCGGCATCATCAGTGCGCCGCCGATGCCCTGGACCACCCGTGCGCCGACCAGGATGCCGAGGGTGGGCGACAGCGCGCAGAACAGCGAGCCAAGGCTGAACAGGAAGATCGCGAAGAGGAACACCCGGCGCGTGCCGAAACGGTCGGAAATCCAGCCGGAGGAGGGGATCAGCAGCGCCACCGTGAGCAGGTAGGCGATCACCACGCCCTGCATGCGCAGCGGGTCCTCGTTGAGCGAGCGGGCCATGCTCGGCAGCGCGGTGTTGAGGATGGTGCCGTCCAGGGCCTGCATGAAGAAGGCGATGGCCACCAGCCAGGGCAGCAGGCGGGCCACGCGGGGCGTCAGGGTGAAGGGTTCGCTCATGATCGATCCATCGGTCAGGGATGGCTCTAGCTTAGGGAATGTTCGGCACTGGTGGGGAGTTTCAAGGGTGTGCCGTGCCTTGCCCTCATCGGAAGAGGCTCTGCATGCGCGCCTGCTGCGGTCATCCGGCGGGACCTTCTATGTGTTTGGAAATGCCTGTGCTAGACCTTTACCGGCCATCTTTTTCCGTCGTTGTGATGCAGCGCCGCGTTTCACCGAGGCCACCGATCATGGCGGAACGATGTCACTGCCGACCGGTCGATATGGCGTCCGGTCGCTTGCCGGAATTCCCAAAGGAGACAGCGATGTCCGTCAAACCCAGTGCCACCCTCGCCCTTGCCGCCCTGCTGGCGGCCTCTTCCGCATTTGCCTTCAACCTTGGCGACGCCGCCAAGGCGGTATCCGGCGCCACCGGTGGCAGCACCGCACAGGTCGCCGCCACGCCGCAGGCCAGTGGTCTGCTCAGCGCTCTGACCGGCCAGCTCGGGGTCAA harbors:
- the yccS gene encoding YccS family putative transporter, which produces MFSSPLLQSLRRLWALDKFAYSLRVFVALSGVMLACWLQGRPELVIPLFLGVIASALAETDDHWLGRLQALLVTLACFTIASLAVELLFPYPLVFVAGLALSTFAMTLLGALGERYAAIASATLILSIYTMIGVDQRGGTPTDFWREPALLVIGAGWYGLLSVLWNALFANQPVQQSLAKLFLELGEYLKIKSSLLEPLRQLDVEAKRLALARQNGRVVVALNQAKETILARLSHGRPSPKISRYLKLYFIAQDVHERASSSHHPYNQLAEAFFHSDVLFRCQRLLNQQGKACKALAKAIQLRQPFDYNDSELALADLNASLEYLRQQGNPAWRGLLRSLGALAANLTTLDRKLSGASNPDTLDDEQDSTLLDRSPHSLKEALERIRLQVSPTSLLFRHALRLSLALAAGYGVLHLIHPTQGYWIMLTTVFVCQPNYGATRIRLVQRILGTLIGLVAGWALIDLFPNPLIQSLLAVIAGVAFFASRSTRYTLATAAITLLVLFCFNQVGDGYGLILPRLIDTLLGALIAGAAVMLVLPDWHGRSLHRLVGGTLACNSRYLREIMQQYANGKRDDLAYRTARRNAHNADATLSTTLSNMLLEPGHFRKDAEIGFRFLVLSHTLLSYLSALGAHRDRLPPAPSDTLISEAAERLTASLDDIAARLTEQRPVEIYSDEEDALAKRLEELPEDEDDAHRLVQTQLALICRQLTPLRTLAAHLLKKEIAAEQAETA
- a CDS encoding cold-shock protein; translation: MSNRQNGTVKWFNETKGYGFITPESGPDVFVHFRAIEGNGFKTLAEGQKVSFEVVQGQKGMQAERVQVIN
- the mdtD gene encoding multidrug transporter subunit MdtD; the encoded protein is MSEPFTLTPRVARLLPWLVAIAFFMQALDGTILNTALPSMARSLNEDPLRMQGVVIAYLLTVALLIPSSGWISDRFGTRRVFLFAIFLFSLGSLFCALSPTLGILVGARVVQGIGGALMMPVGRLVILRVYPRSELVRILSFVTIPGLLGPLAGPTMGGWLVEYASWHWIFLINLPVGLIGFIIALRLMPDLRGARATRFDSVGFLLFGGAMVLITIALEGLGELHMPHVRVVLLLVGGLVLLAAYWLRALRVEAPLFHPSLFRTRTFAVGVLGNLFARLGSGSLPFLTPLLLQVGLGYSPAKAGMTMIPMALAAMLIKSLAKPLLELFGYRQLLVGNTLLLGAMIASLGLVDHGTSYPLLLAQLAVLGGINSLQFTAMNTLTLIDLRDDNASAGNSLLSVVMQLSIGLGVACAAALLGGFNGDMESAQGDVLSAFHATYMSVGLLSMLAAAIFFQLNAEDGRTAPRRVDPENNVSEH
- the dbpA gene encoding ATP-dependent RNA helicase DbpA; the encoded protein is MTTSAFSSLPLSADLLANLDSLGYREMTPIQAASLPVILKGRDLIAQAKTGSGKTAAFGIGLLSPLNPRYFGCQALVLCPTRELADQVAKEIRRLARAADNIKVLTLCGGVPFGPQIGSLEHGAHVVVGTPGRVQEHLRRGTLKLDGLNTLVLDEADRMLDMGFYDSIADIIGQLPARRQTLLFSATYPEGIGQLAAKFLKNPERVEVEALHDDSQIEQHFYEIDPKQRLDAVVRLLQHFRPQSCVAFCHTRQQCMEVVEQLNARKISALALHGDLEQRERDQVLTMFANRSCSVLVATDVAARGLDIAALEAVINVELSRDAQVHVHRIGRSGRAGEKGLALSLVTPAEASRAQAIEDLQGAPLNWERIDFLKANDTPLLPPMTTLSIAGGRKDKLRPGDILGALTGDAGLKGTQVGKIAIFDFQAFVAVERDSAKQALKHFNEGKIKGRSFKARIL
- a CDS encoding RimK/LysX family protein, translating into MSSPVFRLLALGLFAVTGTCAVAADEPAQPAQPTNWGWVETIKLMPEEAAFKARLDTGAQTSTMDARNIVRIKKNNERWVQYDVMVTDPSTGKELRLPFERKIERVLKFHNASGVERSPVVLMDVCLGNKVYREQFSLRDRQGQDYPVLLGRRSLEHMGSVDSSKTQTLAPTCKP